The Selenomonas sp. AB3002 genome contains a region encoding:
- a CDS encoding nitroreductase family protein — MKEIFARASVRSYEERPVEKEKIEQLLRAAMAAPTAMNQRPWEFYVVENKEVLEKIGTASKYAWPAGKAPAAVVICYRKEGNPAPEMLDIDCAICTENIWLELTHLGLGGLMLGIAPVEERMKIVAEALELPDSLVPFTVIPFGYPKKEKERPDRYEPERVHWLE; from the coding sequence ATGAAGGAAATCTTTGCACGTGCCAGCGTTCGTTCTTATGAGGAAAGGCCGGTGGAAAAGGAGAAAATCGAGCAGCTGCTGAGGGCAGCTATGGCCGCTCCTACGGCTATGAACCAGCGCCCCTGGGAGTTCTATGTGGTGGAAAACAAGGAAGTGCTGGAGAAGATTGGCACGGCCAGCAAATATGCCTGGCCGGCAGGCAAGGCCCCGGCGGCTGTGGTTATCTGCTATCGGAAGGAAGGCAATCCTGCACCTGAGATGCTGGATATTGATTGTGCCATTTGTACGGAAAATATCTGGCTGGAGCTGACCCATTTGGGACTTGGCGGCCTGATGCTGGGGATTGCTCCTGTGGAGGAACGCATGAAGATAGTGGCAGAGGCTCTGGAGCTGCCTGACAGCCTGGTGCCCTTTACGGTCATTCCCTTCGGCTATCCCAAGAAGGAAAAGGAACGCCCTGACCGCTATGAGCCGGAGCGGGTTCACTGGCTTGAATGA
- the yqeB gene encoding selenium-dependent molybdenum cofactor biosynthesis protein YqeB, with the protein MKHLVIVRGGGELASGVIHCLYKAGLRVIILEQEQPTATRRRVSFADAIYRGEATVERLTCHLAQNVKEAKQRVKKGELIMLCDPKGESIKELKPRVVVDALLRHENVAGTNREMADHTVALGPGFCAGRDVDVVVETMRGHNLGRLIYEGYSYRDQQSDGGLVGDPANLEHLVFAPASGKVKILQNISMYVKKGEPLAVITSKGKKTEVCATIDGMLRGAVHSGLTVEKGQKIADIHPHMSREECFAISDKARCIGGSVLTAIMAWESQDTKKSKFPFNHISIN; encoded by the coding sequence ATGAAACATTTGGTCATCGTCCGGGGCGGCGGAGAGCTGGCTTCCGGGGTCATCCATTGCCTGTACAAGGCGGGGCTTAGGGTCATCATCCTGGAACAGGAGCAGCCCACCGCCACCCGCCGCAGAGTTTCCTTTGCCGATGCTATTTACCGGGGTGAGGCCACTGTGGAAAGGCTCACCTGCCATCTGGCTCAGAACGTAAAAGAAGCGAAGCAGAGGGTGAAGAAGGGCGAGCTCATCATGCTCTGCGACCCCAAAGGCGAGAGCATCAAAGAACTGAAGCCCCGGGTAGTGGTAGATGCCCTGCTGCGCCATGAAAATGTAGCAGGCACCAACCGTGAGATGGCTGACCACACGGTGGCTCTCGGCCCCGGCTTCTGCGCCGGGCGCGATGTGGATGTGGTGGTGGAAACCATGCGCGGCCACAACCTGGGCCGCCTCATATATGAAGGCTACTCCTACCGCGACCAGCAGAGCGACGGAGGCCTGGTAGGCGATCCGGCCAACCTTGAGCATCTGGTCTTTGCCCCAGCCTCTGGCAAGGTTAAGATCCTGCAGAATATCTCCATGTATGTGAAAAAAGGAGAGCCCCTGGCAGTCATCACCTCCAAGGGCAAGAAGACGGAGGTCTGTGCCACCATTGACGGCATGCTCCGCGGAGCCGTGCACAGCGGCCTCACGGTAGAAAAGGGGCAGAAGATTGCCGACATCCATCCCCACATGAGCCGGGAGGAATGCTTTGCCATCTCCGACAAAGCCCGCTGCATCGGCGGCTCCGTCCTCACCGCCATCATGGCATGGGAAAGCCAGGACACAAAGAAAAGCAAGTTCCCCTTCAACCATATCAGCATCAATTAA
- the panC gene encoding pantoate--beta-alanine ligase → MKILRTIEEIKEFAAEAVKGSKSIGLVPTMGALHEGHLTLMREARKACDTVIASVFVNPTQFGPNEDYEAYPRKFEEDCRKLEEAGIDAVFHPEPEEMYPEGYTAYVTVDGDITNKLCGARRPGHFRGVATVLTKLFNLSRATDAFFGQKDAQQVVVVRRFVEDLNIPVNIHMVPIVREESGLARSSRNMYLSAEEKEAALVLSRSLKKAEEAFKAGEKSVSVLKDLVRDEIGKEKLAEIDYVEIYSFPGLAEIGEVTESALLAIAVKIGKTRLIDNVILGSERQGR, encoded by the coding sequence ATGAAGATACTTAGAACCATTGAGGAAATCAAGGAATTTGCTGCAGAGGCTGTCAAGGGGAGCAAATCCATCGGCCTGGTGCCTACCATGGGAGCACTCCATGAGGGGCATCTGACCCTTATGCGGGAGGCCAGGAAAGCCTGCGATACAGTGATAGCTTCCGTCTTTGTGAACCCCACCCAGTTCGGTCCCAATGAGGACTATGAGGCCTATCCGCGGAAGTTCGAGGAGGACTGCAGGAAGCTGGAAGAAGCAGGCATTGATGCGGTGTTTCATCCTGAGCCTGAGGAGATGTATCCTGAGGGGTATACTGCTTATGTGACAGTGGACGGAGATATCACCAACAAGCTTTGCGGTGCCCGCCGTCCCGGCCATTTCCGCGGGGTGGCCACGGTGCTTACCAAGCTCTTCAACCTCTCCCGGGCCACGGATGCCTTCTTCGGCCAGAAGGATGCCCAGCAGGTAGTGGTGGTGCGCCGGTTTGTGGAGGATTTGAACATCCCTGTCAATATTCACATGGTGCCCATTGTGAGGGAAGAGTCCGGCCTGGCCAGAAGTTCCCGCAATATGTACTTGTCTGCTGAGGAAAAAGAGGCGGCGCTGGTGCTGTCGAGAAGCTTGAAGAAGGCAGAAGAAGCTTTCAAGGCTGGCGAGAAGTCTGTCAGCGTTTTGAAAGACCTGGTGCGCGATGAAATTGGCAAGGAGAAGCTGGCGGAGATCGACTATGTGGAAATCTATTCCTTCCCGGGACTGGCTGAAATTGGGGAGGTAACTGAATCTGCCTTGCTGGCTATTGCGGTGAAGATTGGCAAGACCAGGTTGATTGATAACGTAATTCTCGGTTCTGAAAGGCAAGGTAGATAA
- a CDS encoding PilZ domain-containing protein, with the protein MQESLKRNGASQSSRVEDKPAAGGFVQSREFYRVRLDKPFEWQLLDHIGQELDTHVGDLTDISGGGLCFTTDCQAAPGDRMHILLTDLPIIEKLDTHVTVVRAVPIEEEDAEEEAPPAWKLACVLDELSTRMRDRLVSSIFEQQRRAIFQSRQEQAAEKEKEERAQKLADAIH; encoded by the coding sequence ATGCAAGAAAGTTTGAAAAGAAATGGCGCCAGCCAGAGCAGCAGGGTTGAGGATAAGCCTGCCGCTGGCGGCTTTGTCCAGTCCAGGGAATTTTACAGGGTGCGCCTGGACAAGCCCTTTGAATGGCAGCTTCTTGACCACATTGGCCAGGAACTAGACACTCATGTAGGAGATCTCACCGACATTAGCGGAGGCGGCCTGTGCTTCACCACTGACTGCCAGGCAGCCCCTGGCGACAGGATGCACATTCTCCTGACAGACCTGCCTATCATTGAAAAGCTGGACACTCATGTGACAGTAGTCCGTGCAGTGCCCATCGAGGAAGAGGATGCAGAAGAGGAAGCTCCCCCCGCCTGGAAGCTGGCCTGCGTATTGGACGAGCTCTCCACCCGTATGCGGGACCGCCTGGTCTCCAGCATCTTCGAGCAGCAGCGCCGCGCCATCTTCCAGTCCCGGCAGGAACAGGCAGCAGAGAAAGAAAAGGAAGAACGCGCCCAGAAACTTGCGGATGCCATCCATTGA
- a CDS encoding bile acid:sodium symporter family protein — MEKICKTIVDSMAFLVIGVAVLGIAYPPALTWVGPYIPFMLGLVMFGMGMTLSVDDFKGVLQHPLEVGIGVFAQFLLMPLIAWGLVKAFGLPPELAIGVVLVGTCPGGTASNVIAYLARGDVALSVSMTMVTTLLAPLVTPALTYFLAGAWIEISMYAMMVSIAQMVLAPVLLGLLVHHYFGSIVEKVSPLLPVFSVAMIVTLVGGVVALSAGKLLEVGALMAAVVVLHNGCGLALGYALARTFKLDSRKSRTVSIEVGMQNSGMAASLALLYFSPAAAIPGAIFSVWHNISGSLLANFFARREDKEEKAERVLSL; from the coding sequence TTGGAAAAAATCTGCAAGACCATTGTGGACAGCATGGCCTTTCTGGTCATCGGCGTGGCGGTGCTGGGGATAGCTTATCCCCCTGCCCTGACCTGGGTGGGCCCCTATATCCCCTTTATGCTGGGGCTGGTGATGTTCGGCATGGGCATGACTCTGTCGGTGGATGATTTCAAAGGCGTTTTGCAGCACCCGCTGGAAGTGGGCATTGGTGTCTTTGCCCAGTTCCTGCTGATGCCCCTGATTGCCTGGGGGCTGGTGAAAGCCTTCGGTCTGCCGCCGGAACTGGCCATCGGTGTGGTGCTGGTGGGCACCTGCCCCGGCGGCACTGCTTCCAATGTCATCGCCTACCTGGCCAGGGGGGATGTGGCCCTGTCCGTGTCCATGACTATGGTGACTACGCTCCTGGCCCCCTTGGTGACACCTGCCCTCACTTATTTCCTGGCGGGAGCCTGGATTGAGATTTCCATGTACGCCATGATGGTTTCCATTGCCCAGATGGTGCTGGCTCCCGTGTTGCTGGGGCTTTTGGTGCACCACTATTTCGGCAGTATCGTAGAGAAGGTTTCTCCTCTCCTGCCTGTGTTCTCCGTGGCTATGATTGTCACCCTGGTGGGCGGCGTGGTGGCCCTGAGTGCAGGGAAGCTCCTGGAGGTAGGGGCTCTCATGGCGGCAGTGGTGGTCCTGCACAACGGCTGCGGCCTGGCCTTGGGCTATGCTTTGGCCCGCACCTTCAAGCTGGACAGCAGGAAGTCCCGCACGGTGTCCATTGAGGTGGGTATGCAGAATTCCGGCATGGCAGCTTCCCTGGCCCTCTTGTACTTCTCTCCTGCGGCAGCCATTCCCGGCGCCATCTTCAGTGTCTGGCACAATATTTCCGGGTCGCTGCTGGCAAACTTCTTCGCCCGTCGGGAGGATAAGGAAGAAAAAGCAGAACGTGTCTTGAGCTTGTAA
- a CDS encoding GTPase, protein MGIQEEQELAPFRIGLYGRRGSGKTSLINALTGRHSALVRALHHNDMERVYKVLSIKGIGPITFSETSGTDDMWKHDNFGQETAKASVKETDLALVLFREADMHGELIWFKHFEKAGKPVIPVISRVDALGDGGRVLARIVEQKTGQEPLCISAMTGDGLQELREEIVKRFSEVFGGYAIKGNLVGEGELVLLVSSREIRGAKNKESLPQFKLICELLGRKCLVMNCIPEMMEETLSKLVEPPKLIITDEGHLDEVRAKKPADSMLTSFAVLSEDCTGEDESTD, encoded by the coding sequence GTGGGAATTCAAGAGGAGCAGGAGCTGGCGCCTTTTCGCATCGGCCTTTACGGCAGGCGGGGCAGCGGCAAGACATCACTGATAAATGCCTTGACCGGCAGGCATTCTGCCCTGGTGAGGGCGCTGCACCACAATGATATGGAGAGAGTCTACAAGGTTCTTTCCATCAAGGGGATAGGCCCGATAACCTTCAGTGAGACATCCGGCACTGATGACATGTGGAAGCATGACAATTTCGGTCAGGAGACTGCCAAGGCTTCCGTCAAGGAAACGGACCTTGCTTTGGTGTTGTTCCGTGAGGCAGATATGCACGGGGAACTCATCTGGTTCAAGCATTTTGAGAAGGCAGGCAAACCAGTGATTCCTGTGATCAGCCGGGTGGATGCCTTGGGGGATGGAGGCAGGGTGCTGGCCCGCATCGTGGAGCAGAAGACTGGGCAGGAACCCCTCTGCATCAGCGCCATGACTGGTGACGGCCTGCAGGAACTGAGGGAAGAAATCGTCAAGCGCTTTTCCGAGGTCTTTGGCGGCTATGCAATAAAGGGCAATCTGGTGGGAGAAGGGGAACTGGTGCTCCTGGTGAGTTCCCGGGAAATCCGCGGGGCCAAGAACAAGGAAAGCCTGCCGCAGTTCAAGCTTATCTGTGAGCTTTTGGGCAGGAAATGCCTGGTCATGAACTGTATCCCGGAAATGATGGAAGAGACACTTTCCAAGCTTGTGGAGCCGCCGAAGCTGATTATCACCGATGAAGGCCATCTGGACGAGGTGCGGGCTAAGAAGCCTGCAGACAGCATGCTTACATCCTTTGCAGTGCTCAGTGAGGATTGCACGGGAGAAGATGAATCAACAGACTGA
- the panD gene encoding aspartate 1-decarboxylase, translating into MFLHLLKSKIHCATVTEADLRYMGSITIDEELMEAAGILPHERVQVVDNNNGARLETYVIPGPRGSGVICLNGAAARCVQPGDVVIIMDYAVFTPEEARDFEPTVVMVDEKNHIREIRGRESHGEIQA; encoded by the coding sequence ATGTTCCTTCATTTGCTTAAATCCAAGATTCACTGTGCCACAGTGACGGAGGCGGATCTCCGCTACATGGGCAGCATCACCATTGACGAAGAACTCATGGAAGCGGCGGGCATCCTGCCTCATGAGCGTGTGCAGGTGGTGGACAACAATAACGGCGCCCGGCTGGAAACATACGTGATTCCCGGTCCCCGCGGTTCCGGGGTCATCTGCCTGAACGGTGCGGCAGCCCGCTGCGTGCAGCCAGGTGATGTGGTGATCATCATGGACTATGCGGTGTTCACTCCCGAAGAAGCCAGAGATTTTGAACCCACCGTGGTGATGGTGGATGAGAAGAATCACATAAGGGAAATACGTGGCAGGGAGAGCCACGGGGAAATACAGGCATGA
- a CDS encoding DAK2 domain-containing protein codes for MTGNKEVITGSDFKRMVTGAYSEFLLDYEQINAMPGAGSLPGTHVLHTMGAAVMPLAESKDGSIGGLARRVSAAAVFGARGNAGVVLAQLFRGLGKGLSGKYNATSSEFGKAFQYGILYAQRIIPENMERPIITVAKAVAKGAYHAVRANMPITEILEKAIEAGQESMEGMEADAGARIMFTFLRGCLRGLDGNFVSPAVSLSLGLESRQPGLPDPREDLVRPYCVRFAIKNAKINMKELEKSFKDFSSFVLTERQGDRVLVHLHTDHPGEVIEHAVGWGPLKEVHVTNMSEGHALTMHGALSAVAVLAVAGNKIQARELQENGVQLIVRGSEEEGPSVAELVSAAHSDLAASYVMVAWHRDFWLAYRQAKRLLGNRVELVLLESKAQQAEALKAFNPKHSAAENAKAMLAAAKTN; via the coding sequence AGATAAATGCCATGCCTGGGGCGGGCAGCCTGCCGGGCACCCATGTCCTTCATACCATGGGGGCGGCGGTGATGCCGCTGGCAGAGAGCAAGGATGGCAGCATCGGGGGGCTTGCCCGCCGTGTCAGTGCGGCGGCGGTCTTCGGCGCCCGGGGCAATGCGGGCGTAGTGCTGGCCCAGCTTTTCCGCGGTCTGGGCAAGGGGCTTTCAGGCAAGTACAACGCCACCTCTTCAGAGTTTGGCAAGGCCTTCCAGTATGGCATCCTCTACGCCCAGCGCATTATTCCTGAGAATATGGAGCGGCCCATCATCACCGTGGCAAAGGCTGTGGCCAAGGGGGCCTATCATGCAGTGCGCGCCAACATGCCTATCACGGAAATCCTGGAAAAGGCCATTGAGGCAGGGCAGGAGTCTATGGAAGGCATGGAGGCAGATGCAGGTGCCCGCATCATGTTCACTTTCCTCAGGGGATGCCTGCGTGGTCTTGACGGCAATTTCGTTTCCCCTGCGGTGAGCCTTTCTCTGGGGCTTGAGTCCAGGCAGCCGGGCCTGCCCGATCCCAGAGAGGATCTTGTGCGCCCCTATTGCGTGCGCTTTGCCATCAAGAATGCCAAGATAAACATGAAGGAACTGGAAAAATCTTTCAAGGACTTCTCCAGCTTTGTGCTGACGGAGCGCCAGGGGGACAGGGTGCTGGTGCACCTGCATACGGACCATCCCGGCGAGGTCATCGAGCATGCCGTGGGCTGGGGTCCTTTGAAGGAAGTCCATGTGACCAATATGAGCGAGGGCCATGCACTCACCATGCACGGCGCCCTGTCGGCTGTGGCAGTGCTGGCTGTGGCTGGCAACAAGATACAGGCCCGTGAGCTGCAGGAGAACGGGGTGCAGCTTATCGTGCGGGGCAGCGAGGAAGAAGGTCCCAGCGTAGCCGAGCTGGTGAGCGCTGCTCATAGCGACCTGGCTGCCAGCTATGTCATGGTGGCCTGGCACAGGGATTTCTGGCTGGCTTATCGTCAGGCCAAGCGCCTCCTGGGCAACCGGGTGGAACTGGTGCTGCTGGAAAGCAAGGCACAGCAGGCAGAAGCACTGAAGGCCTTCAATCCCAAGCACAGTGCTGCTGAAAACGCCAAGGCCATGCTGGCGGCGGCCAAAACCAACTGA